One window from the genome of Fulvivirga lutea encodes:
- the wecB gene encoding non-hydrolyzing UDP-N-acetylglucosamine 2-epimerase, whose protein sequence is MHLVIVAGARPNFMKVAPIIKEIKKRAGVGYSLIHTGQHYDKEMSNQFFDELGIPEPNVNLGAGGGSQAEQTAAIMIGFEKYITNSELFIDCVIVVGDVTSTLACTIVAKKLNIKVAHVEGGIRSGDMTMPEEINRMVTDSISDYFFTTSRIANENLSKSGVSKERVFFVGNTMIDTLLSNLEKLKQPAIWKNEGLKNKKYVVLTMHRPSNVDDGSQFKLLIELIINHLESTKIIFPVHPRTKKVLDELNINSDNLIISRPLGYLEFNYLVKNAMAVITDSGGITEEATVLGIPCITLRNSTERPETCDVGTNELAGTDTNKIIVLLDRLKSGKWKKGGIPELWDGKTAERIIDNLESVLK, encoded by the coding sequence ATGCATTTAGTAATTGTAGCAGGGGCACGCCCAAATTTTATGAAGGTAGCTCCAATTATTAAGGAGATTAAAAAGAGAGCAGGAGTGGGATATTCTTTGATTCATACTGGTCAACATTACGATAAAGAAATGAGCAATCAGTTTTTTGATGAATTAGGAATACCAGAACCAAATGTTAACCTAGGAGCTGGTGGAGGTAGTCAAGCTGAACAGACCGCGGCAATCATGATTGGTTTTGAGAAATATATTACGAATAGCGAATTATTTATTGATTGTGTTATTGTAGTAGGGGATGTAACCTCAACACTTGCATGCACTATTGTGGCTAAGAAGTTAAACATAAAAGTAGCGCATGTAGAAGGTGGAATACGTTCAGGAGATATGACAATGCCGGAGGAAATAAATAGAATGGTAACAGATAGCATCTCTGATTATTTTTTCACTACATCCAGAATAGCAAATGAAAATTTATCCAAATCAGGGGTTAGCAAGGAGCGAGTTTTTTTTGTAGGAAATACAATGATCGATACGCTGTTGTCAAATTTGGAAAAGCTGAAACAACCTGCAATTTGGAAAAATGAGGGATTGAAAAATAAAAAGTATGTTGTCCTAACAATGCACCGCCCTTCTAATGTCGATGACGGTAGTCAATTTAAATTACTGATTGAACTTATTATTAATCACCTGGAGTCAACCAAAATTATATTTCCAGTTCATCCAAGAACTAAAAAAGTACTGGATGAATTAAATATTAATAGTGATAACTTAATTATTTCCAGACCATTAGGTTATCTAGAATTTAATTATTTGGTAAAAAACGCAATGGCTGTAATTACGGATTCAGGTGGAATTACCGAAGAAGCTACAGTATTGGGAATACCTTGTATAACATTAAGAAATTCCACAGAAAGGCCTGAAACTTGTGATGTTGGAACGAATGAATTAGCTGGTACTGATACCAATAAAATTATTGTTTTATTAGATAGGCTGAAATCAGGGAAATGGAAAAAAGGAGGGATACCTGAGCTTTGGGATGGTAAAACTGCTGAAAGAATAATTGATAACTTGGAAAGTGTCCTTAAATGA
- the asnB gene encoding asparagine synthase (glutamine-hydrolyzing), whose amino-acid sequence MIIQEIKQFLYLINLNTATNLQSFTKAFEILSVYLKNLILIFMCGICGVVKLNNEASIDLVYSTKVMTDYLHHRGPDDWGINTNAGTTLIHDKIVQLNADIPSFALGHKRLSIIDLTPLGHQPMSDEENGLTIVFNGEIYNYIELREELKGKYNFKTNTDTEVLLAAYQIFGSQMLRFLDGMFAFAILDIHNRKLFGARDNSGIKPFYYHYSFENGLWFASEPKAICKGLGMKGTPNHSILSEFLVLGVSDHDENTFYDEIRQLPPAHYLELDINSGKCTTHQYWKPPVISEPELGQNLSEQYISILHTAVSRQLRSDVPVGSSLSGGIDSSAIVSTVGELLGQKSSDYKTLTFSFPGFKNDESVLAKQVAAKAGLSWVPVEPTLDTLQTDLEQMVERMTEPFSTLSMFAQYKVMEAAKKQGLIVMLDGQGGDEVYLGYPRVVQRVIFHYLKQGKIGKSVHELIKLHENLSLSYNNMLLGNAYFNSKAIAFTRKKAIFSRYLNTDLIQSVRPDLLDDYFAGKDIYSKQNDELMKYLLPRLLRFADRNSMAFSIEQRVPHLSRLILDFNLSLPVEYRIQDGWSKYIVRKSLEGRIPNEILWSKVKRGFDIPQSYWVEQLSDYLVERVASNDEISTLFNKKSILQDLKTPSKQGSYYLWRAVSAILWIDNL is encoded by the coding sequence TTGATTATTCAAGAAATAAAGCAATTTCTTTATTTGATAAATCTCAATACGGCTACAAACTTACAGAGCTTTACAAAAGCCTTTGAAATTTTATCAGTTTATCTAAAAAATCTAATATTAATTTTCATGTGCGGAATTTGTGGGGTAGTTAAATTGAATAATGAAGCCAGTATTGACCTTGTGTATTCAACAAAGGTTATGACTGATTATTTGCATCATAGAGGACCAGATGACTGGGGTATTAATACAAATGCGGGCACTACACTTATACATGATAAGATAGTTCAACTAAATGCAGATATTCCTTCTTTTGCATTAGGACATAAAAGACTTTCAATTATTGACCTAACACCATTAGGTCATCAGCCGATGTCTGATGAGGAGAATGGATTAACCATAGTTTTTAATGGCGAAATCTATAATTACATTGAATTACGAGAAGAATTGAAAGGTAAGTACAATTTCAAAACTAATACTGACACTGAAGTTTTACTGGCAGCTTATCAAATATTTGGTTCTCAAATGCTTCGTTTTCTTGATGGAATGTTCGCATTTGCAATTTTAGATATTCACAATCGCAAGCTATTTGGAGCAAGAGACAATAGTGGAATAAAGCCTTTCTATTATCATTATTCATTTGAAAATGGTTTATGGTTTGCCTCTGAACCAAAAGCAATTTGTAAGGGACTTGGCATGAAAGGTACACCTAATCACAGCATACTATCCGAATTTTTGGTTCTTGGTGTTTCTGACCATGATGAAAATACATTCTATGATGAAATAAGACAATTGCCTCCAGCTCATTATTTAGAATTAGATATTAACTCTGGCAAATGTACCACACATCAATATTGGAAACCTCCCGTTATAAGTGAACCGGAATTAGGCCAAAATTTATCAGAACAATATATATCTATACTACATACTGCTGTATCAAGGCAGTTGAGGTCAGACGTACCCGTTGGGTCAAGCTTATCAGGTGGTATTGATTCATCAGCAATTGTAAGTACTGTGGGCGAGCTACTTGGTCAAAAATCCTCAGACTATAAAACCCTTACATTTTCTTTTCCCGGATTCAAAAATGACGAAAGTGTTTTGGCTAAACAGGTCGCTGCAAAAGCGGGATTATCTTGGGTGCCAGTTGAGCCTACATTAGATACTCTTCAAACTGATTTAGAGCAAATGGTGGAGAGAATGACCGAGCCTTTTAGTACACTCTCAATGTTTGCACAATATAAGGTAATGGAGGCGGCAAAGAAACAAGGCCTGATTGTGATGCTTGATGGGCAGGGAGGAGACGAAGTGTATTTGGGATATCCACGTGTTGTTCAACGTGTGATATTTCATTATTTAAAACAAGGAAAAATTGGAAAATCAGTTCATGAACTTATTAAACTTCATGAAAATCTTTCGCTTTCATATAATAATATGCTATTGGGAAATGCATATTTTAATTCCAAGGCAATTGCGTTTACTCGTAAAAAAGCGATTTTCTCAAGATACTTAAATACTGATTTAATTCAGTCTGTACGTCCCGATTTACTTGATGATTATTTTGCAGGTAAAGATATTTATTCCAAGCAAAATGATGAGTTGATGAAATATTTGTTACCTAGGTTATTAAGGTTTGCCGATCGCAATTCAATGGCGTTTAGTATTGAACAAAGGGTACCTCATTTATCGAGATTAATACTCGATTTCAACCTAAGTCTACCTGTGGAGTATAGAATTCAAGATGGATGGTCCAAGTATATTGTCAGAAAAAGTTTGGAAGGCCGAATCCCTAATGAAATATTATGGAGTAAAGTTAAGAGAGGATTTGATATTCCTCAATCATATTGGGTTGAACAATTGTCCGATTACCTAGTAGAAAGAGTAGCTTCAAATGATGAAATTTCGACTTTATTTAATAAAAAAAGTATATTGCAAGACTTAAAAACCCCTTCCAAACAGGGGTCTTATTATTTGTGGAGAGCAGTTTCTGCTATTTTGTGGATTGATAATCTTTAA
- a CDS encoding glycosyltransferase: protein MVGEQFDVCLISTPIALNKTSEEGINYDNRDEKYGVNLIWIKKRTGILRRLLSSREAIKRALEIKPDIIHFHDPDMLPWVWFYSFNFSGKIIYDIHENYCARIDKLRMPVFIRQTIMNLFRWFEIKVINKTGGYVTTTDTMKLLYKKSRKPGIAISNVPYVSRLPTANGIAKHDNITIITSGTNSKARNCNQTIEAIPLVLKKKPEVKFKFVGKYSPENYKQELVKLAHNIGVEHAVEFEGMKPWLENFERVAMCHIGCVFYENNLNNKVTIPNRLFEYMAMELAVIGEDFPEVKKVIDKGNCGVVVDSSQPESIAEGILSIIESTSTKQLGENGRNAVRDFYNFEVELDKLVNYYYQLLRVNN, encoded by the coding sequence TTGGTAGGAGAACAGTTCGATGTTTGTTTGATATCGACACCTATTGCTTTAAATAAAACATCTGAAGAAGGCATTAATTACGATAATAGGGATGAAAAATATGGAGTGAATCTAATCTGGATTAAGAAAAGAACTGGAATTCTCAGGAGACTATTAAGCTCTAGAGAAGCTATTAAAAGAGCTTTAGAAATAAAGCCAGATATAATTCATTTTCATGACCCTGATATGCTCCCTTGGGTTTGGTTTTACTCTTTTAATTTTTCCGGTAAAATTATTTACGACATTCACGAAAACTATTGTGCTAGAATAGATAAATTAAGAATGCCGGTTTTTATTCGACAAACCATAATGAATTTATTTAGATGGTTTGAAATAAAAGTCATAAATAAAACGGGAGGGTATGTTACCACAACCGATACTATGAAATTGTTATATAAAAAAAGTCGAAAGCCAGGAATTGCTATAAGTAACGTACCATATGTTTCTAGACTACCAACAGCTAATGGAATAGCCAAGCATGATAATATTACAATTATTACAAGTGGAACTAATTCTAAAGCAAGGAATTGTAATCAGACTATTGAAGCAATACCACTTGTTCTAAAAAAGAAACCTGAAGTAAAATTCAAATTTGTTGGTAAATATAGTCCTGAAAATTATAAACAAGAACTGGTTAAATTAGCTCATAATATTGGTGTTGAGCATGCCGTTGAATTTGAAGGTATGAAACCTTGGTTGGAAAATTTTGAAAGAGTGGCCATGTGTCATATTGGATGTGTTTTTTATGAAAACAACCTTAATAATAAGGTTACAATTCCAAATAGACTATTTGAATACATGGCTATGGAATTGGCTGTAATAGGTGAGGATTTTCCAGAAGTTAAGAAGGTCATAGATAAGGGTAACTGCGGAGTAGTAGTTGATTCGAGCCAACCAGAGTCAATTGCCGAAGGTATTTTGTCAATTATAGAATCGACTAGCACCAAACAATTAGGGGAAAATGGAAGAAATGCGGTTAGGGATTTCTATAATTTTGAAGTCGAATTAGACAAATTGGTAAACTACTATTATCAACTACTAAGGGTCAATAATTAA
- a CDS encoding sugar-transfer associated ATP-grasp domain-containing protein, translated as MSAVINFIKGYYRWAATFSKVVRREAQTLTAMPLTARIKMWCGGFFSAAYYRYEFYKGENKPNEYVSDYQENLRASRINSRSSKVYVDDKIMFPLFFGKFCPVVYNYAFINNGLVIPQTDEFKISDIDDVLHLIKSGQDVVVKPAYGSRGGQVHTISNQSTVGFIWNGQPCSDDELKEELPKLDLNIICPLIKQASYSREFYPRTTNTVRILTMVDPITNQAFIAHAVQRIGTEHSYPVDNFAVGGITCNIDIPSGKIGKGSYIIPTESRKNWYTKHPETGVQIEGVQIPNWEKIKDGIVNLANSVSFLKVIGWDIVVLDNEVGYVMLEGNNAPCYKVHQLHGGFLKDERILKFMKAYKVI; from the coding sequence ATGAGTGCTGTGATTAATTTTATTAAAGGATATTATCGTTGGGCGGCTACATTTTCAAAAGTAGTTAGGAGGGAAGCTCAAACATTAACAGCTATGCCATTAACTGCTAGAATTAAAATGTGGTGTGGAGGCTTCTTTAGTGCAGCATATTACAGGTATGAATTTTATAAGGGCGAAAATAAACCCAATGAATATGTAAGTGACTATCAGGAGAATTTGAGGGCCTCGAGAATTAATTCAAGAAGTTCAAAAGTGTATGTTGATGATAAAATTATGTTTCCTTTATTTTTTGGCAAATTTTGTCCTGTAGTATACAATTATGCATTCATTAATAACGGTTTAGTTATACCACAAACGGATGAGTTTAAAATTAGCGATATAGATGACGTACTTCACCTTATCAAATCTGGTCAAGATGTTGTGGTAAAACCAGCATATGGTTCAAGAGGAGGACAAGTACATACTATCTCTAATCAATCAACCGTAGGGTTTATTTGGAATGGGCAACCTTGCTCAGATGATGAACTAAAGGAGGAACTACCAAAGCTGGATTTAAATATCATTTGTCCTTTAATTAAGCAAGCTTCTTACTCTCGTGAGTTCTATCCAAGAACAACTAATACCGTAAGGATATTGACAATGGTAGATCCAATAACAAATCAAGCATTTATTGCTCATGCGGTACAAAGAATTGGGACAGAACATTCCTATCCTGTGGATAATTTTGCTGTTGGAGGAATCACGTGTAATATTGATATCCCATCAGGGAAAATTGGAAAAGGCTCCTATATAATTCCTACAGAAAGCAGGAAAAATTGGTATACTAAACACCCAGAAACAGGTGTACAAATTGAAGGTGTTCAAATTCCAAATTGGGAAAAAATAAAAGATGGGATTGTGAATTTAGCCAATTCAGTATCGTTTCTTAAAGTTATTGGTTGGGACATCGTAGTTCTTGATAATGAAGTAGGTTATGTAATGCTAGAAGGAAATAATGCACCCTGCTACAAAGTACATCAACTGCATGGTGGATTTTTAAAAGATGAACGCATTTTAAAATTTATGAAAGCTTACAAAGTGATATAA
- a CDS encoding phenylacetate--CoA ligase family protein: MGHLRRFLFQQAVFVEKLLNKEVKLAHDLLQKANSTIDKEGIQELQNEAFLKLIDFVYYNNNYYRSLFNEHGLLPESFQDIKDLSKIPLLTKDIIKSKRDQLLTPSIPDAECLTRTSGGTTGEPIYIDVNKQARINELYFYYRGLNWMGWKPGDTMVKFFGGSLSKNNYPTLKSRIKRWVSGEVFIPAFDLNSDTAPEILQLIKNQGPCFMQGYVSSIYTLALHAKQLNFKGLKIKGAFTTAEQLPQDQAELIREVFQCDVKGFYGCSEMNCLGFQKDMDGPYIIPDEILKINETTHPETGIEHSFLLTSLYNYRTPLINYLNGDNGSLGNSDPKYSTIDELYGRTGDLFVRRNGSYISSIVATQTMQITELTHKIKRYQLVQNDYDKVEFKYQLFDEAELGEDELQKILVMYKERLGDEFVITPLLTENFISSKNKKHRLMINLMSNK, translated from the coding sequence ATGGGTCATTTAAGACGATTTTTATTTCAGCAAGCGGTCTTTGTTGAAAAACTTCTTAACAAAGAGGTGAAATTGGCACATGATCTGTTGCAAAAAGCTAATAGTACAATTGATAAGGAAGGTATTCAGGAATTACAAAATGAAGCTTTTCTGAAACTCATTGATTTTGTTTATTACAATAATAATTATTACCGATCTCTGTTTAATGAACATGGTCTGTTGCCTGAGTCCTTTCAGGATATTAAAGATTTAAGCAAAATTCCATTATTAACAAAAGATATCATTAAGTCCAAAAGGGATCAACTATTAACACCCTCAATCCCTGACGCAGAATGTCTTACAAGAACTTCAGGAGGAACTACTGGTGAACCAATTTACATAGATGTAAATAAACAAGCCAGAATTAATGAGTTGTACTTTTATTACAGAGGGCTGAACTGGATGGGTTGGAAGCCTGGCGATACAATGGTTAAATTTTTTGGTGGTAGTCTAAGTAAGAATAATTACCCTACCCTAAAAAGTAGAATTAAAAGATGGGTTTCAGGTGAGGTATTTATCCCGGCATTTGACTTAAATTCTGATACTGCACCTGAAATATTGCAGTTAATTAAAAACCAAGGCCCATGTTTTATGCAAGGCTATGTGTCCTCAATATATACACTTGCTCTTCATGCAAAACAGCTTAATTTCAAAGGGCTTAAAATAAAAGGAGCGTTTACTACAGCAGAACAATTACCTCAGGATCAAGCAGAATTAATTAGAGAGGTATTTCAATGCGATGTTAAAGGATTTTATGGATGTTCGGAGATGAACTGTCTTGGTTTTCAAAAAGATATGGATGGGCCTTATATTATTCCAGATGAGATTCTTAAAATAAATGAGACAACACATCCGGAAACAGGAATCGAACATAGTTTTCTTCTTACATCACTTTATAATTATAGAACTCCTTTGATCAACTATTTGAATGGAGATAATGGCTCTTTAGGTAATAGCGACCCTAAATATTCTACTATAGATGAATTGTATGGTCGCACTGGAGATTTATTTGTAAGAAGAAATGGAAGCTATATATCATCAATTGTGGCTACGCAAACGATGCAGATTACAGAACTTACTCATAAAATAAAACGATATCAGTTAGTACAGAATGATTATGATAAGGTTGAATTCAAATATCAACTTTTTGATGAGGCGGAATTAGGTGAAGATGAATTACAAAAAATTCTTGTTATGTATAAAGAAAGACTTGGAGATGAGTTTGTTATAACCCCCTTGTTAACAGAGAATTTCATAAGCAGTAAAAATAAGAAGCATAGATTGATGATTAATTTAATGAGTAATAAGTAA
- a CDS encoding O-antigen ligase family protein produces MSIVLSLYLFLFLFVANLDFAGFNTVNQIILWVISPIVTLLIFHKNNHRIKDIPKEYFFYGSMLIISILGYFISKDVDGFIRYYRVLFTNSILMVIIFLAIRDVYDLRKVLYSIAISCIMVVLFSFYIESPNLNDEYFRMAGLMGNANGTAIIARIGMMIIILIWVLNYHPKNIVLKSVLLISFFLLYLGIIVTASRANFLFASLIFPFIIFNSKKLGVPTKILLGLILSIVVFYFYSEYFTELVIYRRLTDNSGYLVELEEENRFRYMLLALETFFEYPVVGIGLNQFRYISGGKISHTDLLDIAVQLGFLGVLAYGGMYFNLFKRMIRNLKYLTNRLSNINRWLLFFLISEFSFGLFGTNWFFQIHMIFLSVLITITLLIKRNPVQILNQIIADGPSSTR; encoded by the coding sequence ATGTCCATTGTATTAAGTTTATATCTATTCTTATTTCTTTTTGTGGCTAACTTGGATTTTGCTGGATTTAATACAGTGAATCAAATTATTCTATGGGTGATTTCTCCTATTGTTACCCTTTTAATATTTCATAAAAATAATCACCGTATAAAGGATATACCTAAAGAGTACTTTTTTTATGGCTCAATGCTAATAATATCGATACTAGGCTATTTTATAAGTAAAGATGTTGATGGTTTTATTAGATATTATAGAGTGCTATTTACAAATAGTATATTAATGGTAATAATATTTCTTGCCATAAGAGATGTTTATGACTTAAGAAAGGTACTTTATTCTATTGCCATATCTTGCATTATGGTAGTTCTATTTAGTTTTTATATCGAATCACCCAATTTAAATGATGAGTATTTTCGAATGGCTGGCTTAATGGGAAACGCAAATGGAACAGCTATTATAGCAAGAATTGGAATGATGATCATAATACTCATATGGGTATTAAATTATCACCCAAAAAATATAGTTCTTAAATCAGTACTTTTAATCAGTTTTTTTCTATTGTATTTGGGTATAATAGTGACAGCATCAAGGGCAAATTTTTTATTTGCATCTCTTATATTTCCATTTATCATTTTCAATAGTAAAAAATTAGGTGTACCAACAAAGATTTTACTTGGTCTCATTTTATCAATCGTTGTGTTCTATTTTTACTCAGAATACTTTACTGAATTAGTGATTTATCGTAGACTAACAGACAATTCAGGATATCTTGTTGAACTGGAAGAAGAGAATAGGTTTAGGTATATGTTATTGGCATTAGAGACTTTTTTTGAATACCCAGTAGTAGGCATAGGTCTAAATCAATTCAGATATATATCAGGAGGTAAGATATCTCATACCGACCTACTAGATATAGCAGTGCAATTAGGATTTCTAGGAGTATTAGCTTACGGTGGAATGTACTTTAATCTTTTTAAGAGAATGATTCGAAATTTAAAATATCTAACGAATCGCTTGAGTAATATTAACAGATGGCTACTGTTTTTTTTGATATCTGAATTTAGTTTTGGATTGTTTGGAACAAATTGGTTTTTTCAAATACATATGATTTTTCTTTCCGTATTGATTACAATAACATTGCTAATTAAAAGAAATCCAGTTCAAATATTAAATCAAATAATAGCCGATGGCCCTTCATCAACTAGATGA
- a CDS encoding asparagine synthetase B family protein: MGAFLVAKRGYKDLRIDKVKFLFQRFGMKNFDCLEFKDHIVLVWDKELSKDKHQINIDGHHLIVAGTPIYKGCSTLSESLHAILNDLRSNSWDYRNVRGSFAFLYSPDGSYLSLYMDQAGIFNVYFDLHHNVISTSFLATIFGLSENVELNRNALIEVLTTGRLIGPDTLVDNVNRVELHIHDQIGNINITKDKTLLSIGHENFKNLSEALEYEIESVDRFFKDTKSFANNQGVDTGISSGHDSRMILIYLLRNLKKQKIQLHTYWRKTKDTELDIAEKVAKAAELDLKCIPIKHHFEKSNEEMASNLEEALLYYDGHVRMHCYFTEEYNTREHRLKILDDKRLGMNGVGGEQYRNEWHMESNKWSLTYFIRYYLCYHLAGRCFTNKSEEENYFNYLEKKIRTRLDIEKGRNYITRLEMSQYCNEVYVPSLMGARTNAENKISHFVTPFVDRQLIQDSYKAIPYHGLSYFFQQSIIRKLNKKLADVISGYGYSFSSGEPFVEKLKYIIKEITPKNIYQNRLDKKFTSKGNEDFMKFMNEFLIIREGVELLRAYKLPIDEFKLTSRPDLMPVYISLSYLILYLKKVNKLV; encoded by the coding sequence ATGGGTGCATTTTTAGTTGCCAAGAGGGGTTATAAAGATTTAAGAATTGATAAAGTAAAGTTTTTGTTCCAACGATTTGGAATGAAAAATTTTGATTGTCTAGAATTTAAAGATCATATTGTATTGGTATGGGATAAAGAATTGTCCAAGGATAAACATCAAATTAATATAGACGGACATCATTTGATTGTTGCGGGGACACCAATTTATAAAGGATGTAGTACATTAAGCGAATCTCTTCATGCGATACTAAATGATCTAAGAAGTAATTCTTGGGATTATAGAAATGTACGCGGTTCATTTGCTTTTCTATATTCACCTGACGGAAGTTATTTGTCCCTATATATGGATCAGGCGGGGATATTTAATGTATACTTTGATCTTCATCATAATGTAATTTCAACTTCATTTTTGGCTACTATTTTTGGTTTGAGTGAAAATGTTGAATTAAATAGAAATGCATTAATTGAAGTTTTAACCACAGGTAGACTAATAGGTCCAGATACGCTAGTAGATAATGTTAATAGGGTTGAACTTCATATTCATGACCAAATAGGTAATATTAATATCACGAAAGATAAGACCTTATTGTCTATTGGGCATGAAAATTTTAAAAACCTTAGTGAGGCATTGGAATATGAAATTGAATCGGTAGATAGGTTTTTCAAAGACACAAAATCATTTGCAAATAATCAAGGCGTTGATACTGGTATTTCAAGTGGTCATGATAGCAGGATGATTCTTATTTATCTTTTAAGGAATTTAAAAAAGCAAAAAATCCAATTACATACTTATTGGAGGAAAACTAAAGATACAGAACTTGACATTGCAGAAAAAGTTGCCAAAGCTGCTGAATTAGATTTAAAGTGTATTCCAATAAAACATCATTTCGAAAAATCAAATGAAGAAATGGCTTCCAATTTAGAAGAAGCTTTATTGTATTATGATGGTCATGTGAGAATGCATTGTTATTTTACTGAAGAGTACAACACAAGAGAACACAGGTTGAAGATTTTAGATGATAAAAGACTTGGAATGAATGGAGTAGGTGGTGAGCAATATCGAAATGAATGGCACATGGAAAGTAATAAATGGTCATTGACCTATTTTATTCGCTATTATTTATGCTATCATCTTGCTGGTAGATGTTTCACTAATAAAAGTGAAGAGGAAAATTATTTTAATTATTTGGAAAAGAAAATCCGCACACGGTTAGATATAGAAAAAGGCAGAAATTACATTACTCGTTTAGAAATGAGTCAATATTGTAACGAAGTTTATGTTCCAAGTTTGATGGGAGCAAGAACGAATGCTGAAAATAAAATAAGCCATTTTGTAACACCATTTGTAGACCGGCAATTGATACAAGATTCATATAAAGCAATTCCTTATCACGGATTGTCTTACTTTTTCCAACAATCAATAATAAGAAAGTTAAATAAAAAGTTAGCAGATGTTATTAGTGGTTACGGTTATTCCTTCAGTAGTGGAGAACCATTTGTTGAAAAACTTAAATATATAATAAAGGAGATTACACCTAAAAATATTTATCAAAATAGACTTGATAAAAAATTCACCTCGAAGGGTAATGAAGATTTCATGAAATTCATGAATGAATTCTTAATAATAAGAGAAGGTGTTGAGTTATTAAGAGCTTATAAGTTGCCCATAGATGAATTCAAATTAACAAGTCGTCCAGATTTAATGCCAGTTTATATTAGTCTATCATATTTGATTTTATACCTTAAAAAAGTGAATAAATTAGTTTAA
- a CDS encoding glycosyltransferase family 4 protein has protein sequence MKDVSLHILLLVGGYPTNENLARCVFNQRGAKELSKHHKVTVVFLRAWRPGLKILQRFDESTHEVIQLRLPFLPSSNKMKVKVFSKIGAVILRNLLKKIDIIHSIGANSMSLIGSNWTAKFGNKHVAQIIGSDVNSVLPVIMNQNYVKPWINNVHGISANSEALKLAFSKLYPNFEAPVEVIYRGVDTSRFKPSSKNKEKVDILFLGGLPDYKDLPFGRDTKGGLTLMKIWSSIEDKAFRSKARLLFGGPESDIKEVHDWVGSLKYKETVKLIGHLNPEEAKSCLAKSNVVILPSKEEGMPNVGVEALASGCAIIATDVGGLPELIDQGRNGYIYKLEDIDGMTKGLIDIIQNRDNLANIVDYSRNKAISLFDKSQYGYKLTELYKSL, from the coding sequence TTGAAGGATGTTTCATTACATATATTATTGCTTGTTGGAGGGTATCCAACAAACGAAAATTTAGCAAGGTGTGTTTTTAATCAACGGGGAGCAAAAGAATTATCCAAGCACCATAAAGTAACTGTCGTTTTTCTAAGAGCATGGCGACCAGGCCTTAAAATTCTTCAAAGATTTGACGAGTCAACACATGAAGTCATTCAACTAAGGTTGCCATTTTTACCAAGTTCTAATAAAATGAAGGTAAAGGTATTTTCAAAAATTGGAGCTGTTATTCTTCGGAACCTGCTAAAAAAGATTGATATTATTCACTCAATAGGAGCCAACTCTATGAGTTTAATTGGCTCAAACTGGACCGCAAAATTTGGAAATAAACATGTTGCACAAATAATTGGCTCTGATGTAAACTCTGTACTGCCAGTTATAATGAATCAAAATTACGTAAAACCATGGATAAACAATGTTCATGGAATTTCAGCAAATAGTGAAGCACTTAAATTAGCCTTTAGTAAGCTCTACCCGAACTTCGAGGCGCCTGTGGAAGTCATTTATAGAGGAGTTGATACAAGTCGTTTTAAACCTAGCAGTAAGAATAAAGAAAAAGTAGATATTCTGTTTCTAGGTGGGCTTCCGGATTATAAAGATTTACCATTTGGTAGAGATACAAAAGGCGGACTTACTTTAATGAAAATTTGGAGTTCAATTGAAGATAAAGCCTTTAGAAGTAAGGCAAGGTTGTTATTTGGAGGTCCTGAAAGTGATATAAAAGAAGTCCATGATTGGGTGGGCAGTTTGAAATATAAAGAAACAGTTAAATTAATAGGTCATCTTAACCCTGAGGAAGCTAAATCATGTTTGGCTAAATCAAACGTTGTAATACTTCCTAGTAAAGAGGAAGGAATGCCAAATGTTGGAGTAGAGGCATTGGCTTCGGGATGTGCAATTATTGCTACTGATGTTGGAGGCCTGCCAGAATTGATTGATCAAGGTAGAAACGGGTACATTTATAAATTAGAAGACATTGATGGAATGACTAAAGGACTGATTGATATTATACAAAATCGAGATAATTTGGCCAATATAGTTGATTATTCAAGAAATAAAGCAATTTCTTTATTTGATAAATCTCAATACGGCTACAAACTTACAGAGCTTTACAAAAGCCTTTGA